A window of Procambarus clarkii isolate CNS0578487 chromosome 9, FALCON_Pclarkii_2.0, whole genome shotgun sequence contains these coding sequences:
- the LOC123766256 gene encoding uncharacterized protein — translation MWKRQWEVWVVVMVTLVAWATGGEVAQLPTPSSYSTNTATTRLKEVQKKFLDVIGNSTSSMHSILDLMSLLHSDTGRELGQLLMEGVILGAKQKNSATLLYQFWSELQERVPPELTKTVDDYRDFFSGMDLMTLPLVWEQLFQKNELGNSLAGMPLGQLVELVQPTASRYGIDIRAFVNSLMGKGDNNVRDLIISVMNNFDLSSLMNIFLNSTSGATAVQKKDTDFKTNANVRFGNEEKPQKGKADKTLQLFRPLVASLLRENDLDLDADAVLKVVTPFITGNLQAQAAPFLSMLGSQAPVIANLLRGGEGQQNIQNQMGNLIGGLGALMAGGGKDKMDFQDMLGMASMFMNTFKPARNKKKDKKETPNTGFDLNTLVTFAGQLTGKSDINIASILKATSNFLSPDKVKNKNQTNKKHIQQNIKQSTIEKQEPPKEIIDKSQHNKKANVDHKPKATSKKNIANNLINVIEPILLSMQTDQKCNKKIKDAISFGKSILHSRMSSLFDIDILLSYILSSLGDGNAEGLGTEGMVASTKEALAHASWNDFFENLINKEYRETLIQKISPYISDIVIALSKQESQDKLYEMAVSKIDDFFTENGMRGVTLKNFPARLAPIIGMLAKGWNLPFNPTIILVPLRDYITGLLVWAKAGLVHVRTLSKKHVGHLVETSLREVVMEAVMRVMFVARKAPPQCLPQLLCRLNADLDPDSLRAAVTRSASLMIASGPLLEQSDSTLLVKTLQAISGSNDHCEETFPGHCIMEKSDDDSDEAMSFDYEHQEL, via the exons ATGTGGAAAAGACAGtgggaggtgtgggtggtggtgatggtgacgctggtggcgtGGGCGACGGGTGGAGAGGTCGCACAGTTACCCACACCATCAAGCTATTCCACAAATACAGCCACTACTCGCCTGAAAGAGGTTCAGAAGAAGTTCTTGGATGTAATAGGAAACTCAACATCGTCCATGCATAGTATATTAGATTTAATGAGTCTGTTGCACTCTGACACCGGTCGTGAGCTGGGGCAGCTACTGATGGAGGGCGTCATACTAGGGGCGAAGCAGAAGAATTCTGCCACACTCCTCTATCAGTTCTGGAGTGAATTGCAAGAGCGAGTCCCTCCTGAGTTAACAAAAACTGTGGATGACTACCGCGACTTCTTCTCTGGAATGGACTTGATGACGCTGCCGTTGGTGTGGGAACAGTTGTTTCAGAAGAACGAGCTTGGCAACAGCTTGGCAGGAATGCCGTTGGGCCAACTTGTGGAGTTGGTACAACCTACAGCTTCTAGATATGGCATAGATATCCGGGCTTTCGTAAACTCCCTCATGGGAAAGGGGGATAACAATGTTAGGGATCTCATAATCAGCGTCATGAACAACTTCGACCTATCATCTTTAATGAATATTTTCTTAAATTCAACATCTGGAGCCACAGCAGTGCAGAAGAAAGACACCGATTTCAAGACAAATGCCAACGTTCGCTTCGGAAATGAAGAAAAACCCCAAAAGGGAAAAGCAGACAAAACTCTGCAACTGTTCAGGCCGTTGGTGGCATCTTTACTACGTGAAAACGACTTGGATCTGGACGCTGACGCGGTGCTGAAGGTGGTAACGCCTTTCATTACTGGGAACCTGCAGGCCCAAGCCGCCCCCTTCTTATCAATGTTGGGTTCCCAGGCTCCCGTTATCGCTAACTTATTACGGGGTGGAGAAGGCCAGCAAAATATACAAAACCAGATGGGCAATCTTATTGGAGGACTGGGCGCATTGATGGCCGGTGGAGGCAAGGACAAGATGGACTTTCAGGATATGCTGGGTATGGCGTCTATGTTCATGAACACTTTTAAGCCTGCCAGAAACAAGAAAAAGGACAAAAAGGAAACTCCTAACACTGGTTTTGATCTGAACACACTGGTAACTTTTGCAGGTCAATTAACAGGTAAAAGCGATATTAACATAGCTTCAATTTTGAAAGCTACGTCCAATTTCCTTTCTCCAGACAAAGTGAAAAATAAAAATCAAACCAACAAAAAGCATATCCAACAAAATATTAAACAGTCAACCATCGAGAAGCAAGAACCTCCCAAAGAAATAATTGACAAATCTCAGCATAATAAGAAAGCAAATGTCGACCACAAGCCTAAAGCCACGTCAAAGAAAAATATAGCAAATAATCTCATTAACGTCATTGAGCCGATTTTGCTGTCAATGCAAACTGACCAGAAATGTAACAAGAAGATTAAGGATGCTATCTCATTCGGGAAGTCTATATTGCACAGCCGGATGTCCAGCTTATTTGACATTGACATACTGTTATCCTACATCTTGTCTTCGCTGGGAGATGGAAACGCCGAAGGGCTCGGTACGGAGGGTATGGTGGCTTCCACAAAGGAAGCCTTGGCTCACGCCAGTTGGAACGACTTTTTCGAAAACTTAATAAACAAAGAATACCGAGAGACGCTTATACAAAAAATCTCCCCATACATTTCGGACATAGTGATTGCGTTATCCAAACAAGAGTCTCAGGACAAACTGTATGAAATGGCAGTCTCTAAGATCGATGACTTCTTCACTGAGAACGGTATGCGAGGAGTCACACTCAAAAACTTCCCGGCGCGCCTTGCCCCCATCATCGGTATGCTGGCCAAAGGCTGGAACCTGCCCTTCAACCCCACCATCATCCTAGTTCCGCTGCGGGACTACATAACAGGCCTTCTGGTGTGGGCCAAGGCTGGCCTTGTACATGTTCGCACCCTCTCCAAAAAGCAC GTGGGGCACTTGGTGGAGACCTCGctgagggaggtggtgatggaggcggtGATGAGGGTGATGTTCGTGGCCAGGAAGGCACCACCACAGTGTCTACCACAGCTGCTGTGTCGACTAAATGCGGACCTCGACCCCGACTCGCTAAGAGCAGCTGTCACCCGTTCTGCCAG